A stretch of Arthrobacter sp. NEB 688 DNA encodes these proteins:
- a CDS encoding serine hydrolase yields the protein MTTSAPVPLPRSRPEDAGVPPAALEALLERWERVGVEAHGLVVLRQGAVLAQADWAPYTPDGIRLVYSVSKTFTACAVGFAVADGLLRLEDRLVDLFPEAAHLAGSRASTLTLHHVLSMSTGHRTDTLTWRGLDEAGFAAQFLAVEPEEEPGSWFVYHNGATLMAALAVQRATGQRLLDHLRPRLLDPLGVGAAAWQGKDGLDLGYSGLHVTTEALARLGELLRLDGVWEGRRILPEGWVERMTSVHVDTASHPENVDWQQGYGYQVWRCRHDAYRADGAWGQFSVVHPPSGLVLAVTSTATDTQALLDAVWEELLAALSPEPLPHDDDAIARLEERLSGARLEPVVSDDAAGGHGRQAPPTARHEPDEDHPSLRSLAVRATGDAAAPWELTVDDGASLVLAAGDGTWAGDGPWSASAGWTAPGVFEAVVVARETPHVLHLRAQDGRLTATWNGRPLGWPALVALRAPREDAWTP from the coding sequence GTGACGACGTCGGCACCGGTCCCCCTCCCCCGCAGCCGTCCCGAGGACGCCGGGGTCCCGCCGGCCGCGCTCGAGGCGCTGCTCGAGCGGTGGGAGCGGGTCGGCGTCGAGGCGCACGGTCTCGTCGTCCTGCGCCAGGGGGCGGTGCTCGCGCAGGCCGACTGGGCGCCGTACACGCCCGACGGCATCCGGCTCGTCTACTCGGTGAGCAAGACCTTCACCGCCTGCGCCGTCGGCTTCGCCGTCGCCGACGGCCTGCTGCGCCTCGAGGACCGCCTCGTCGACCTCTTCCCCGAGGCCGCGCACCTCGCCGGTTCCCGGGCCTCGACCCTCACCCTTCACCACGTCCTGTCGATGTCGACCGGCCACCGCACCGACACCCTCACGTGGCGCGGGCTCGACGAGGCCGGCTTCGCGGCGCAGTTCCTCGCGGTCGAGCCCGAGGAGGAGCCGGGGTCGTGGTTCGTCTACCACAACGGCGCCACGCTCATGGCGGCGCTGGCCGTCCAGCGGGCCACCGGGCAGCGGCTGCTGGACCACCTGCGCCCCCGCCTGCTCGACCCGCTCGGCGTCGGCGCGGCCGCGTGGCAGGGCAAGGACGGGCTCGACCTGGGCTACTCCGGCCTCCACGTGACGACGGAGGCGCTGGCCCGGCTCGGCGAGCTCCTGCGCCTGGACGGCGTGTGGGAGGGCCGGCGCATCCTGCCCGAGGGCTGGGTCGAGCGGATGACCTCCGTCCACGTCGACACCGCCTCGCACCCCGAGAACGTCGACTGGCAGCAGGGGTACGGCTACCAGGTGTGGCGATGCCGCCACGACGCCTACCGGGCGGACGGCGCGTGGGGGCAGTTCTCGGTCGTGCACCCGCCCTCCGGGCTCGTGCTCGCGGTCACCTCGACCGCCACCGACACGCAGGCCCTGCTCGACGCCGTGTGGGAGGAGCTCCTGGCAGCGCTCTCCCCCGAGCCGCTCCCCCACGACGACGATGCCATCGCGCGCCTCGAGGAGCGCCTCTCGGGCGCCCGGCTGGAGCCGGTGGTTTCCGACGACGCCGCCGGCGGTCACGGCCGTCAGGCGCCGCCCACGGCCCGGCACGAGCCGGACGAGGACCACCCCTCGCTGCGCTCGCTCGCCGTTCGCGCCACCGGGGACGCCGCGGCCCCGTGGGAGCTGACCGTCGACGACGGCGCCTCCCTCGTCCTGGCGGCCGGCGACGGCACCTGGGCCGGCGACGGGCCGTGGTCCGCCTCGGCCGGCTGGACCGCCCCCGGTGTCTTCGAGGCGGTCGTCGTCGCCCGCGAGACCCCGCACGTCCTGCACCTGCGCGCCCAGGACGGCCGCCTCACCGCCACGTGGAACGGCCGCCCCCTCGGGTGGCCGGCCCTCGTCGCCCTGCGCGCGCCCCGGGAGGACGCGTGGACGCCCTGA